A window from Amblyomma americanum isolate KBUSLIRL-KWMA chromosome 7, ASM5285725v1, whole genome shotgun sequence encodes these proteins:
- the LOC144097806 gene encoding 3'-5' RNA nuclease TATDN2-like, whose amino-acid sequence MYYGPDVESPEGEKLSSTFGEHPCGTLPDFEINILTSVLERHGPNTYRTHCFQADNDDEADASALLAACCQHVEPAEVSFQRRQLTRSSSSSAEVPCDLLRREAAVVSTEAAQETTPKVTSKPVKQWPYKLPSQVGLVDTHCHLDFLFHKVGHRGSYAEFRTKHFETFPDCYNGCVANFCNPSTFKQRHMWEKILAEEGVWGAFGCHPHMAHQYTEEVEEHLIKALEHSKVVALGEIGLDYSHKNNCEHEMQKRVFTRQLRLALNGHLPLIIHSRDSTGDTLQILKKMVPTDYPIHRHCFTGGWQEAQQWLSEFPNLFLGLTPLVGFSNAGVIVEAARKVPLDRLLTETDAPYFLPQSESGRLKASHPGMAIHVATRLASLRAIEAEDVLSAVRANTHRVYKI is encoded by the exons ATGTACTACGGTCCAG ACGTCGAGTCCCCCGAGGGCGAGAAGCTTTCCTCGACTTTCGGGGAGCACCCATGCGGGACGCTACCCGATTTCGAGATTAACATACTCACAAGCGTGCTCGAGAGGCATGGTCCAAACACGTACAGGACCCACTGTTTCCAGGCAGACAAT GATGACGAAGCAGATGCCAGTGCCCTGCTAGCCGCCTGTTGTCAGCACGTGGAGCCGGCAGAGGTCTCATTCCAACGCAGACAACTCACGCGATCATCCAGCTCTTCTGCAGAGGTGCCATGCGACCTCCTCCGCAGAGAGGCAGCAGTCGTGTCCACAGAGGCTGCCCAGGAAACAACCCCGAAAGTAACGTCAAAGCCAGTCAAACAGTGGCCTTACAAGTTGCCGTCACAAGTGGGCCTCGTGGACACCCACTGCCACTTAGACTTCCTTTTCCACAAAGTGGGCCACCGTGGGTCCTACGCTGAGTTTCGGACCAAACACTTCGAAACTTTTCCGGACTGCTACAATGGCTGCGTGGCGAACTTTTGCAACCCGTCGACATTTAAGCAG CGCCACATGTGGGAGAAGATCCTGGCAGAAGAAGGTGTCTGGGGTGCATTCGGGTGCCACCCTCACATGGCCCACCAGTACACAGAGGAGGTCGAAGAGCACCTCATCAAGGCGCTGGAACATTCGAAAGTGGTCGCCCTGGGCGAAATAGGCCTCGACTACTCTCACAA GAACAACTGTGAGCATGAAATGCAAAAGCGCGTGTTCACTAGGCAGCTTCGTCTGGCCCTGAACGGCCACCTGCCACTCATTATCCACTCGAGAGACTCCACAGGAGACACTCTCCAGATCCTCAAAAAG ATGGTCCCGACTGACTACCCTATCCATCGCCACTGCTTCACAGGCGGCTGGCAGGAGGCCCAGCAGTGGCTCAGCGAGTTTCCCAACCTTTTCCTGGGACTCACCCCCCTCGTGGGTTTCTCAAACGCCGGCGTTATCGTCGAGGCAGCCCGTAAGGTCCCCCTGGACCGACTGTTGACAGAGACGGATGCGCCATATTTTCTTCCACAATCC GAATCTGGTCGTCTCAAAGCCTCCCACCCAGGAATGGCCATTCACGTGGCCACGCGCCTTGCATCGCTGCGGGCTATCGAAGCGGAGGACGTACTTTCTGCAGTCCGTGCAAACACGCACCGCGTATACAAAATCTAA
- the LOC144097807 gene encoding 3'-5' RNA nuclease TATDN2-like, whose translation MRIWQFRKCVNTALKTLRDDEADASALLAACCQHVEPAEVSFQRRQLTRSSSSSAEVPCDLLRREAAVVSTEAAQETTPKVTSKPVKQWPYMLPSQVGLVDTHCHLDFLFHKVGHRGSYAEFRTKHFETFPDCYNGCVANFCNPSTFKQHHMWEKILIEEGVWGASGCHPHMAHHYTQEVEEHLIKALEHSKVAALGEIGLDYSHKNNCEHEMQKRVFTRQLRLALNGHLPLIIHSRDSTADTLEILKKMVPTDYPIHRHCFTGGWQEAQQWLCEFPNLFLGLTPLVGFSNAGGIVEAARKVPLDRLLIETDAPYFLPQSESSRLKASHPGMAIHVATRLASLRGIEAEDVLSAVSANTHRVYKI comes from the exons ATGCGAATATGGCAATTTCGAAAATGTGTTAACACGGCACTGAAAACGCTCAGG GATGACGAAGCAGACGCCAGTGCCCTGCTAGCCGCCTGTTGTCAGCACGTGGAGCCGGCAGAGGTCTCATTCCAACGCAGACAACTCACGCGATCATCCAGCTCTTCTGCAGAGGTGCCATGCGACCTCCTCCGCAGAGAGGCAGCAGTCGTGTCCACAGAGGCTGCCCAGGAAACAACCCCGAAAGTAACGTCAAAGCCAGTCAAACAGTGGCCTTACATGTTGCCGTCACAAGTGGGCCTCGTGGACACCCACTGCCACTTAGACTTCCTTTTCCACAAAGTGGGCCACCGTGGGTCCTACGCTGAGTTTCGGACCAAACACTTCGAAACTTTTCCGGACTGCTACAATGGCTGCGTGGCGAACTTTTGCAACCCGTCGACATTTAAGCAG CACCACATGTGGGAGAAGATCCTGATAGAAGAAGGTGTCTGGGGTGCCTCCGGGTGCCACCCTCACATGGCCCACCATTACACACAGGAGGTCGAAGAGCACCTCATCAAGGCGCTGGAACATTCGAAAGTGGCCGCCCTCGGCGAAATAGGCCTCGACTACTCTCACAA GAACAACTGTGAGCATGAAATGCAAAAGCGCGTGTTCACTAGGCAGCTTCGTCTGGCCCTGAATGGCCACCTGCCACTCATTATCCACTCGAGAGACTCCACGGCAGACACTCTCGAGATCCTCAAAAAG ATGGTCCCGACTGACTACCCTATCCATCGCCACTGCTTCACAGGCGGCTGGCAGGAGGCCCAGCAGTGGCTCTGCGAGTTTCCCAACCTCTTCCTGGGACTCACCCCCCTCGTGGGTTTCTCAAACGCCGGCGGTATCGTCGAGGCAGCCCGTAAGGTCCCCCTTGACCGACTGTTGATAGAGACGGATGCGCCATATTTTCTTCCACAATCC GAATCTAGTCGTCTCAAAGCCTCCCACCCAGGAATGGCCATTCACGTGGCCACGCGGCTTGCCTCGCTGCGGGGTATCGAAGCGGAGGACGTACTTTCTGCAGTCAGTGCAAACACGCACCGAGTATACAAAATCTAA